From Schistocerca cancellata isolate TAMUIC-IGC-003103 chromosome 6, iqSchCanc2.1, whole genome shotgun sequence, a single genomic window includes:
- the LOC126088117 gene encoding uncharacterized protein LOC126088117 codes for MRKKSSLQNMARRKSGCFHMSKTKHVVAKVIIPLAEKEDCKKSSTYFCSRLFLLFPELLTTYPSLKTEVKVSLQTTEKGCPSTIMYPICQQHLPKKRRARRSTDHQ; via the exons ATGAGGAAAAAATCTTCCCTCCAAAATATGGCAAGAAGAAAGAGTGGATGTTTTCATATGAGTAAAACAAAGCATGTTGTTGCAAAG GTTATTATTCCATTGGCAGAGAAGGAAGATTGTAAGAAAAGCTCTACCTACTTCTGCAGCCGTCTTTTCCTCCTATTCCCTGAATTACTAACTACTTACCCTTCACTGAAAACTGAAGTAAAGGTATCTCTACAAACAACAGAAAAAGGATGCCCATCTACCATCATGTATCCAATATGTCAGCAGCATCTACCAAAAAAG